In Balaenoptera ricei isolate mBalRic1 chromosome 4, mBalRic1.hap2, whole genome shotgun sequence, the genomic stretch TGTCCTATGTGGAGGAAAGGCTGAGGGAGCTCTCTGCGGTCTCTATTCTAAGGGTACTAATTCCATACACGAGGGCTCCACACTCATGACCTAAATCACCTCCAAaatgccccacctccaaataccattgctttggggattaggtttcaacataacGAATTTTGAGGGgagacattcagtctatagcaccgggctataatttttttttaagaaaatttgggCACTAATAGATGTCGTGATAAGTAAATAAGCACTTTCTCACAGgtgtaaagatgaaaagaaactaGAGAAGCCAAGTGGAGCCCAGAATTGTAACATTCAGGTGTGGTAGATGCCAATGACTCATGGTCCTCCCCAGGGACCTTCATGACATAGGGACATTTCTGTAGACTTGggaataatttacattttaggtaaAAATTTGGTagactgattaaaaataataaattaccatGTCAGAAGTGTAACAAAATTTTATAGATTACATTCAATCTCTCTGGCattgcaaaaagaaagaaagccagaTTCAAGCACCATGGAATCCAGAACAGGTATGGTACCAAGGAGGGCTTTAATGGTAAATTAGATGAGACTTGTCTCCGATGCCTCATTTCTTCAACTCCATTGGCCCAATAGACTTAAGTCCCCCCCTCATTTCACTGAACACATGAAtaacagtgaaaaaaatccaGCTGTGTTGTTGCAGACCATGGGCCCTACAGAGCCTCGTAGAAATATGCCTATGCCTGGGAAACCTGGTAGTCCAGAAGAAAGGCATTTGTGTCGATTGTCTAGTGGAATGACATTAGAAAGTAATCACGTGGCCTCAACAGTTCTTGCTGCCTTACCCGTATCCCCTTTCTGAGTTCACCTGCAACCATAGAGGTCATTTCCCATCCCAGGCACCTGCATTTCTCTGCTTCAGACTGAAGGCTTTCTCCCGCACTGAAGGAGCTTGTTGGATCTAGCTCCGGCATAACCCAGATGCAAGGGAGAACTGTGCCCTCCACCAGTGGCTGACAGAAATCAATGGGTAAATGGCCAGCTCTATGTCTTTCACTGGGACAATTATGAGGTGTGTACTACAGGTTTTCTTAGAGGGTCCTCAGAAGGTTGTCCATAGTGGTAACTCACAGATTAGCTCACCCCTTATTGGCTTTTTTCCCTTCCTGGTCTCACTTACCCACTCCCTCATGTAGGCTTCCTGGGATGACCTCCCAAATAAATTACCTTCATTCAAGTCCTTGTCTCAGGCCTGCTTTGGAGGAATCCCAAAGTAGGATAGTCTCATCCACTTTTGGTGAGTAATCTCCATGGCACTTCCCTATGGTGACATGTGTGAAGTAGCAGGGTGGTCAGCCTCTAGGCAATGCTTGCTCTGGAGGGATTCTGCActactccttttcttccttctcgtTCCTCCAGATTTGTTTCAGGCATCACATAAAATGCAAGATGAGCACTATATGTCACAGCTTCAAAGATTCTGTCTCACTCATAGGTAAGTTCAGACTTCTACCAGAGACTGTCAATTCATGACACAAATCAAAGTTCAACAGTGTTTCAAAAGGAAACACCACGTTGTGTCCCACACTGTTCTGTTGTGTAAGGGACGAGGTAAAAAAAGGTGGCTGTGCGCCAAATCTCAGGTGCGGAGGGCCTGAGGTTCTAAGCCAAGGAGCAGTGTCCTCGCTAGAGATGCAAGCCCACAGCTGACACACCTGGCCTGAGTTCTTTCTTGGCAGCTCACCCTGGCTGGCAGGCATCTGGCAAATATTTTTACCCTGATTCTGACTGGTCACTACTCTGAGGCCACTATCAGAGAGGAAATTATATTGACCTCAcagaaatagtgaaaataaatccacattaaaaaccttaaaaaaatgtatatgaatgGTGAAAGCCAGTGATAGGTGACCTGTGGACTTGAATTCCGAAGTTGATCAGTAGCTTTAGGCCtggaaaagaagttaaagaagTGACTGCTTATTTAAATAccgttatatttttagttttggaaCCATATGAATgtattaactcttttaaaaattaaatcgaATATGCACccgagaaagaaaaaaacatcacTACTTTGAAAAGCAGaacattttcttcctgatttcctttttttttttcaaacatagtTGTagttatctcaatttttttttaaagtaactattgAGGATGAAGAAGCTAAAGTGACCTGTTTGACTAAcactcatttaatattttaaattattcaaaagatgttaagaaaatataagacaaaatTTTACCCCTTTTATAATGGTCCCTTTTTCTGATCACTAGGGTCTAGATAAAGTTATGAATGCTGTGTCTATGTATATTTGGATATAACTTGGTCACTTGTTCTAGTTAGACACATGCAGTCAGCCTGTATTCACTTTAATTAGATGTATTTTGGGCCATTAGGAagattttcctcctcttttctgtTTTAATCTTATCAACTAAATaggaatatttttccaaaaatttaaCATATGGGAGCATACATACATTTGTACTTCTGGAAATATAAACATCAAAATAAGTTGTAATAAAAGAAGTTGGTATTTATGGAATCTTGCAAAACTGGTTTAATTTTATTAGTGTTGCTTGTAGTGTGGTATGGTATTACCTGTGGACTCTCCAACAAATTCCAAAGGCACACGGAGTTCTGCAGTTGTATCTGGGTACTTACAATGGAGGGGTTTTTGTGTAACTGAAATCTTGCTGTAGTTAGTCTTCCCAAGTGTTGGGAAAATACAAAAGGTTTTCATCGTGTTCAAGAAGAATTCAAATAGTTAATAAAAAGTAGATATTTGTTGACATATCTATCCGGGTTTTTTTTTAGAACTCCATCAGTGGCGAGAAATATTGATGATAAATCCAATGATGGCTGTGAACCCTTTATTGACAGCATCAGGGCATCAGAGGATTCCACTGGTTCTCTCACCATTTGAACCTCCAAGTGTGGATAGGTATTTCTCTTCAATACGATATTCCAAAGGAGAAAATGGATATTATGAAGGTTTCAAATGCTGTTAACCCCAGTGTTGTTTTATTGTCTAATGTTATTTCAGGGAACTGTGGTGCAGTAAGTCTGCCGGCCACATCTTCAACAAACTTCTCATCACTTCCCCTTTGAGGCCTGCTTGACATCCTCACTCAGCAAATAGCTAACGAGCACTTTCTATGTGACAGGCATTGCATAGGTGCAAACGTGGAtgtagtctgctagggctgcggtagcaaaataccacagactgggtggcttaattttatttctcacagttctggaggctgaaagtcctagatcaaggtactggcaggttctgtttctcctgaggcttctctccttggcttgcagacttggctgcctttttctctgtgtcttcacatgctTTTTTCTCTGTGCAAGCacttctggtgtctcttcctcttcttataagaacaccagtcctactggggccccacccttatgacttcatttaactttaattaccccCTTAAAGGCCCTAGCTCCAAAGACAATCACATGGCGGGGCAGGGGttaggaacacaattcagtccattacAATTGGGTATCCTGGATTTCCTGTGATAGAGCAATTCTTTCTTTGCAATAAAAGTGAAGTTATCCGTATTTTGGTTGCACACTCTGGCAGTTTCCTGTCTTCCCTTCTTTTGAATATATTGATATAGTCTGACGTTccgaggagaaagaaaaattcagtaTTTATGCTTGTTCATGGAGCATGAACAATAGAGTTGGACTTCTAGACACCACTGAAGTTTGGAGAAATAAATTGTCCGCCCAGGTAGTCACTGATCCCAGATGGCAAAACTCAAGCCACAGTATGTTtatcaaatgagaaaagaatgttgTGGTCAAGAATGGAAAATCAGACATTGGTACTGATTTgattggatctttttttttcccgACAACCCTAAAACTTCCCTTTCCTGCTTTCTCTGTTGTGTTGGCAGCTGAGTTAGTCCTTCCTTAGTAGAGCCCTTCCTCCTAAGCTTTCTCATCATATTTCTACTTAAGCCAATAGAGACTGCAGGACTTTTGTACTTCATTTTGGGAAGAGATGATAGAAtcccatatggaaaaaaaaaaaaaaatctcactgccTATGCAATGGAAATTTTGTacaattccattttcattttacctaatttgtatctttttcccTAGAGATTTATTGCCTCCCACTGTAGCTCCAACTGACCCAAGACAGTTTTGTGTTCCTTCCCAATTTGGATCCTCTGCTCTACCAAATGCAAATATGCCGAACGTGCTGTCCAGTCGTGTCTACTCAGGTATGAGCAACAGATGGCTCTCGTCTGTGGAGCCACTGTGAACTGGATTGCTGCATTAAGCTTGCCATCAAGTTTACTGCCAAATTTTAGAGGCAAAACTGTATGGTGATTATACTTGTGGTTTCTATAATTACTACCTAGGTTTAAATCATGGTTCCACCACTGTGTAACCAAGTGTAAGTCGCTTAACTCCTCCAACCATCAATTTACTGATGTATGACATGAAAATCTGCAATCACTATCTGTCTTATCTTACACACAGGAactgatgaggtcatgaggagaTGAGGTCTGAGAGttaaaggccctggggcagcttACATATGGCCTGATAGGTCATAGTGAGGACCTGCCTTTTATTCTGGGGAAGAGGGAAAGCTTTTGAGGAGTTTGAGCAAAGGAATGACATGGTCTGACTTACATTTTAccaggatcactctggctgctgtgttggggACAAACTTGATAGGATTAAAGTTCTGGAGTTAAACTGATGGGAGTTAATGGGCTATTAGAATAGTCAAAAGATTATGATGGATTGGCCCTGCGTGGTGACAGTAGGAATAGTAAGAAGTGGCTGGATTCTGTAAATACTTTGAAGGTAGAAACAACAAGATTTTCTCAGAGTTCAGATATGAGATGTAAAAAGAGGAGAGGTGTTAAGGATGACATCAAAAATTTTGGCTGAGAAATGGGAAAGGTGGAGTTGCTCTTCACTGAGTTGAGGAAGACCATGAAAGCAAGAGTTCTTGGGGCGGGAGAGATATCATAGGCATTTGAGATGCCTAATAGACAATCAATGGGGGATGTCTGGAAGGCAGCTGAAGTCCAGGGAGGACTTCTGGAGACAACCTGGAGATATAATTTTGGAAGTCATCGGGATATATGAGACTAGATGAGATCATCCATAGAGTGAGTTAAAAGGATGAGTTAGAAGTTAAAAGGATGATCCCTGGGACATACCAGCAGGGTCCAGAAGATGAACGGAGATATAGAAAAAGCAACCACTGAGGTGGGAGGAAACCCAGGAGAGGACGGAGGCCTGGAAACCAAGGGAAGAAAGTGTTTTAAGGAAAGAGTGAGCAACTGTGTCAAGTATGCCGCTCAAAGATCAAGTAAGATGAGGACCAAGAATATATGATTAGATATAGCTTTGTGGAGGTCATTGATGATCTCGATAAGAGCAATTTCAGCAGAGTGGTGTCAGTAAAAACATGAGTGTAGGGGCTCAAGAGGGAATAAGAGGTGATAATTTCCTCACAATATTGAAGATCAGATTGATGCATCTTATCTCCCCAAAACTATATTCAGTGAGTTTCTGTTTGTCCCTGCTCCCCAATTCCAACAACTCTTAATATTGAgttagccaaaaagttcattcgagtTTTCCATGTTACaggaaaacccaaatgaactttttgaccaacccactAGATATGAACAATGTGAGTGAAAAGCCTGAGACAGAAAGAAATATGATTGGTGCCAGGGCCAGTGAAGACACCGGCCTGCCTGGATTTAGGCATGTTGTCTGCCACAGTGCATGTGGATCCACTTCGATGAGATTGAGCAGGGGCCAGGTCTGAAACTAGACACACCCACTGGAGTGTGACAGGCCCATCAGCTGAACCTGGATGGTAGCCCCATCTGGCAGCAAGAACCCGGTAAATCTATAGCTCGAAGTTACAGGCAGCAATTAAGCAGACCAGTGAAATAGCTGCATTGCTGACTCAGAAAGAGCTTCTTAGTGATGAAGAATCCAGAAACTGCCAATAGTTGGATACAAACAGGCAGGTTGACAACCTGTCCCAGGAACAGAGGTCAGTCTCCCACCTCAAGGCTGACATGTAAGAGAGTAAGCAAGGGCAAAGTAGGGCCTCAGTCCTATAGAAACTGAGCTACTAAGTAAGTTAGCAAAATAGGAATTAAGACAGGGATCTGTTTCAAAACTTGGGATGTTAGGTAGGGAGTGGATTATTACAACAGGACTAGCACTAAGTTTGATGTCAACtatttgggaaagaaagaaacttgaaaTAGGTTTGATGAGTCCACATTTCATAGGGTGCTAAAATCCAGGTAATGAGAATTGTGCCCTCTACACTGGTCTTCTCACATGGACATTCTCTGCATCCTTGGGCATTACCCCATGGGTTGGCAGTCTTATGCATGCCAGCTGTCTCAAGGAGAATATCTCAAAGGCCCTGAACTATAAAAACATGGAGCTTTAGAGTCAGAAGGATTTTTAGAGGTCATGTCATCTAACCTCTGAATTTTACAACTGAGAGAGAATCTCATAAAAATAGATATAGTATGGTGTATTTCAAGATAGGTTATTATTAATAGGAGTTTAACGAGCTCTGCTAGCTTGGTACAAGTCAAGTATAAAAACAGTTCTAGCCTTCATGATACCTGTTGGGGAGAACAGATTTACACATGTAAAACTATCATTGAACAAAACTCTGTGTAATAAGTATAATTTGTGCATCTGTTATTGTTATAGTGTGGTCTGTAGACCTATGCTGGTGTGAGAAGTGTTTGTacaaataaatgcataaacaGAGAGTAAGGCTTAGAAAATTTCACAGCAACTTGACAGGGTAATTTTATGTCTATTAATCTAATCATTTTAAATTGTGCTTGTACTTGTTCTTgctttcatttcaattttctaaaaggtcattttatgtattttttgaaagTATTGGTCCATGATGggttggaaattttaaaagaaaaaaatagtcctTCACCAAGGGATGGTTTGAGAAGCACCAGCATAGACTCTAAGTGCATTAGGagtccagagaaagaaaaaatcaatataaGCATGAAGTTACCAGGCAAGAATAGAGCCTTGAATTCTGACGATGCTGTCATTATCTTAAGACATATTCGAAAGTTGACACAAGAATGTAATTGCTGTTCAACTCCATTGAAATTGTTTTGTAGAAAGTATTTTCCTCAGCTACACCCAAAAGTCCACGTAGAGAACTTCATATTTTATCCACTTAAATCACTGTATTTATTTCCAGGGATTTCAGTGCATAAAGAAGCacttagttactttttttttttaaggtcagctaattcttttcttccaaaaaaaaaaaagttatcaatatttacttaaaaacaaGCGATCAAGAGATCCACAgttaatttcatctttttccttttgaagtaTGGTAGAGAAACATTGCCAGTTGTGAGACCTAtacttaaaggaaaaatattatctggggaattccctggcagtccagtggtttgaactcggtgctttcactgccagggccctggggtcaatccctggtcagggaaataagatcccgcaagccgcaaggtgcagccataaaaaagaaaataattatctgGTGTTATCATGCCATCACCAAAGTGACCCTAAGATTCTGAACAGCCATGAACTGATACCATTTACAACACTGTGCTCAGGTGGTGGTTTTTTGCAGATACTGTTTTAaatcattatattttcttttattattttcaagtgGATATTGTTAATTTGTTTGTGGGGTGGGATGGTGGTTTTCTTGTTTAAGGTTGGGGCATTTTGCCACCTGAATCCATAAAGGCAATGGCTAGAAGGAATGAAATGATTCAAAGGCAGCATACTGCCAGGTAATGTAacaatgttgttttattttctattcattcactgtttattcatttgttatatgtatacttttctatatattcattcatttattgtatttgtgtattgttgtttttgtatatattgttatatttgtgtatatgtattcactgattttatatatacatatacatatatatatatatatatatatatatatacacacacacacacacactgattacTTTCAAAAAGTATTCCAGGAATAttacaaaaagaaacatataCAAACATGTACACAGGTTGTTTAAGGATAAAAACAAGATTAGAAATTACACAGTGAAGCTAAGTCTACAGATCACAGTAGCTTGTCAATATCTCATAATTAAAATGCCTAGTTGTGATTCCTTTGAAATTCATACTGGCATTTCTGTCTTAAATGACTTCAGTTCTGCCCAAAGATAGGAGCCAAGCTTGCCAATCCCACTTCAAACTATGCCATTAGAGCCCAGACAGCCCCATGTCAACCTAAAAGTGGCCTTCAACAACCAggagaaagaaacacacagcaatgATGACTAGGGTATTGCTGTGGGCAAGAGAAAGCATCAGTCAACTTTTTCATCGCTGAACATTAAGGGGTCCAGGTGATGACCAATAAGCAAAGTTAAGTAAGCAAAAATACTAGCAagtcttcccccctcctcccttcccccacccttacCACTGGCATTAATTTTAACAGTTGAGACTTCTGTGTTTCTTGAGGCTCACTAAAATTGTACTGTTAAGGTTTAAAAACTTCTTCccaaaactttaatttctttgaggATTAATCTCTGGCAAGAAACTATGCTGTGCTGCATTCTCCCCCTCCCTGCTAAGATTGCCATATCCATTAGAGACAATGCTCTAAAGACGGGCCTCGGACTTCCATTGTGAGATTCAGCCAAACCCTTCACCTCTGATCTTACTCCAAACTCTCCTTCCCAGTGGCTCTCTGGGGGATTCGTGTTTACACCTAACAGACTTCAGATAAGTAGCATAAGGACTCACAAGAAAAGCAGAGGTGCTACAATACGGAAGGCAGAGGGCCATTAAAATGATACTTCTAATGGTTTTCTTGGGTTTATAcaatatattgttttgtttttaggatgGAAATGGAAATGCATGCCATTTACCAACAAAGGAGAACAGAAAAAGTTAATTGCAAGGGCCTAGCAGGCCTAAGGATACCATTCCTCTGTGGCTTCAGTATCCCATCTGGCCCAGCCACCGACCATGGCAGGAGCGTGCTCCCTGCCAGTGACCTGCACGCTCACAGAAGCGCCCTGAGAAAGCTTCAGGGAAACCCCATGGTAGTGGCAACTGGTCCGCGCTCTCtagacagctgggggcagaaATGTCGTCGTCTCAGGAGAGGTACAGGGAATCAGAAAGTTCTAGACAGTGACACTGAGAGTTCTAAAAGTCGAGTAGAAGAAAAGCCCCTAGGCCAAACCCATGCAGTTCCCTGTGAAGAGAATGAGTATGCAAAAGACCCAGAAACAGACACTCTCAACAATCACAAGTTGGGTGAAACCAAAGAAAAGCCATCTACAGCTCTTGCTCACACCTTTGGAGAGGTGGAACGCAGCCATAGAGAACCCTGGGGAGCTCGTGACACTCCCCTGGAAGAAAAGGCCTGGGACAATGGGAAAGGGAAGGCCTCAGAGCAGGTTTTGGCAGCCTGTGGTGAAAAGAATGGGGTTTACGCTCCAGTTCCTCGACCATCTCTGCCAGGTAGGTGTCCAGGGGCTAATCCTCATGAACCGCAGGTCATCAAGTCCCTGAAGTTATTACATAGTGAGCTGTAACCACTGTGTTTCTTTTTATCCTCCTTTTTCTTAATCCTACTTAGAATTAGCTCCTCTCGAAACGTTTATTACATTACTTCCAGTCAGCCATAGCAGTGCAATGTATCTCTGTTTATATATTGCTATATAGAGAATTTTCAGCAAAGGCCAGGAAGGTAAATATGAGGAAGGATGGGAAAGCCTAccagaatttttaattaaaattttaatttaatttttaatttaatctaatCTCTTCAACACAAAACAGAGGGGCTTCTTGCTTAAAAGTATGAATTCAATCTCCCCTGTATTTAAgtgtagaaaaaataaacaattaaacagAAGCTCTTTCAGTGCTCACTACTGCTATGATACTCTCTAACCTAAAGCTATTAACACACTACCCCCCGCCCCAAAAAGACACACTGAATAGTTTTCAAGAACTTCTTtaggtaaaaaatattttaaaactggaactTCTTtagataaagatattttaaaacacaaggaTTTGGGTATGTGTAATCTAGCCACCATACCAACTGCTTCCCTGACAAAATAGTAATTTGCCATTTTGATGAAGATGTAGCTAAATCCTCACGTGGCTTAGAGAGCATGATAAATCATGTAACATCATAGAACATGGTAGTATTAATCTGGAGAATGAAATCCACAGGGTATTTCTATTGGAATCTGAGAGAAGCtggaactttgtttttatttatgataAGGTTGTCATTAAAGATCCtttagaggaagaaaagaaaggaggtagCTAAACTTTTTTAGAAATCATCTCTCAGTAACTCTATCTTTTAAGGGGGTTACTTGTAGATCTATGTAAAGGGACTGCTCTGTGGTAATAGAACATGAGGAAATGAATGTAACTATACATAAAACTGTACTCTTAGcttcccccttttcccttttcccacaAAAtaagtttctttctgttttgaagGAACACATGTGCTTCTTACAATCAAGGAAAAtctatctttggatgaagatATTCAGAAATGGACCGTGAATGACGTGTACAACTTCGTTAGTGGCCTTCCAGGTTGTTCAGACTGTGCTCAGGTGATGCAACATTTAAGTATTTTCTTAAAAGTTAGAGACTTTGAAATATAATTCCTTCATAATGAGTTCTGTCGAACTTGATTTTGACCCCAGAGAGCATTCCTAATAATCTCTCCCTTTGTATGTCATTGGCTCCCCTGGAACAGAAGCCTCTGATTGGTGGAGCTTGGGTCATGGGCCCACACCCCAGCCTCAGGGGAGGCTGGAAGAGCCAGTGTTTGGCTTTAGTTTCTGTCCCATCAAGGCTCCTGAGATGTGGAATTCTCCCAAAATTAGGAGGTTCAGAAGCCAAACATCCAAGAAGAATGAGAGGTGTCTACTATAGTCCCTACTCATCCATTTAGCAAACATTTGGAGGCATGTACTACTGTATCAGAAGTTTTAGGCTACTCATCATACATAACAGAAATATATACTTTATTCTAAAAAGGACAAGaaggaaatacatttgaaaagtaggaaattaactattttagaattccatttttatgCTGGGGCAAGATATAAAAATGCCTACAC encodes the following:
- the SAMD7 gene encoding sterile alpha motif domain-containing protein 7; translation: MINPMMAVNPLLTASGHQRIPLVLSPFEPPSVDRDLLPPTVAPTDPRQFCVPSQFGSSALPNANMPNVLSSRVYSGWGILPPESIKAMARRNEMIQRQHTARMEMEMHAIYQQRRTEKVNCKGLAGLRIPFLCGFSIPSGPATDHGRSVLPASDLHAHRSALRKLQGNPMVVATGPRSLDSWGQKCRRLRRGTGNQKVLDSDTESSKSRVEEKPLGQTHAVPCEENEYAKDPETDTLNNHKLGETKEKPSTALAHTFGEVERSHREPWGARDTPLEEKAWDNGKGKASEQVLAACGEKNGVYAPVPRPSLPGTHVLLTIKENLSLDEDIQKWTVNDVYNFVSGLPGCSDCAQVFKDHAIDGETLPLLTEGHLRSTMGLKLGPALKIQSQVSQHMESIFYKKSLSLPTHTKQAFDQPKDTNPLLGFNSGSDTLDVPCSQDMIIPKRTERDTMRN